A DNA window from Zingiber officinale cultivar Zhangliang chromosome 3A, Zo_v1.1, whole genome shotgun sequence contains the following coding sequences:
- the LOC122052663 gene encoding pre-mRNA-processing protein 40A-like, whose product MASNPQASGTLPPRPAVLGSAGPPQNFAPPMPMLFTPLVPPQTNQFVPSQQFRPVGQGMPGPNVAIPNGQTQMPHFPQSTLYMPPMSGQPGQMPPSSQAIPLPYFQASRPIASGPLPSQPNAQVPGNLPSFPSMGMHHSSSYTFVTSYGQAPNNVISSSQYQPASQMQIPAPSVAQAWPGPVSITPVTPIVQTVHQPSATVVAPQAQSLQPSSNDHNSSDWHEHTSPDGRRYYYNKKTKQSVWEKPHELMTPVERADASTDWKEFTAADGRKYYYNKVTKQSKWTMPDELKLAREQSEKTATQLPPVEIGTPAPSVALTIPSTETSSMSTSLPTVTEVVSTSSINPSLMESSSGAETSMGINSSSSVGKENEADLPNLHDPANSAPDLVHSSATAEHTSVVVDSTATEIKSNQDNNSSLTNTLGVHGETFQEQEEPKEPTPLVGKDNVRSSDDKAFDEQAYANKLEAKNAFKALLESANVQSDWTWEQAMRVIINDKRYGSLRTLGERKQAFNEYLGQRKKQETEERRIKQKKSREDFVKMLEECKDLTSSTRWSKAIIKFEDDERFCAVERPREREDLFESYITELQKKERTKAADDHKRNIMEYREFLDSCDFIKANSQWRKVQDRLEGDERCYRLEKIDRLEIFQEYVRDLEKEEEEKRKIQKEQIRRAERKNRDEFRKLMEDHVASGVLTAKTQWRDYFSHVKDLAPYLAVASNSSGSTAKDLFEDVVEELEKQYLEDRSQIKDAVKIGKITLASSWTFEQFKAAVAGIGSLKGIPEINLKLAFDELLERLQEKEEKEAKKRQRLADSFSDLLYSIKELTAHSNWEESKLLFLDSQEYWSIDDDNFARELFEAYIAQLKEKLKEKDRKREEEKLKKEKEREERRKEKEKEKERERAKQKGKDRARKDEAESDDADLVDDYGSKDRKRDKEKERKHRKHHHSHADEISSGKDEEDEHRKSKRHSSDRKKSRKHSHATDSDTENRHKRHRKDRDGSRRNGSHEELEDGEVGEDGEIC is encoded by the exons ATGGCCAGCAACCCACAAGCCTCTGGGACTCTG CCTCCTAGGCCTGCAGTTCTGGGGTCTGCTGGCCCACCTCAAAACTTTGCTCCCCCTATGCCTATGCTG TTTACACCACTAGTTCCTCCACAGACAAATCAATTTGTGCCTTCTCAGCAATTCCGGCCTGTTGGACAAGGAATGCCTGGACCAAATGTTGCCATACCTAATGGCCAAACTCAAATGCCCCATTTTCCTCAATCAACACTGTATATGCCTCCAATGTCAGGCCAGCCAGGTCAAATGCCACCATCATCACAAGCGATTCCATTGCCATATTTTCAAGCGAGCCGACCTATCGCATCTGGACCTCTACCATCACAACCAAATGCTCAAGTGCCTGGCAATTTACCTAGTTTTCCTAGTATGGGAATGCATCACTCTTCATCCTACACG TTTGTGACATCTTATGGCCAAGCCCCAAACAATGTCATTTCATCATCACAGTACCAACCTGCATCACAGATGCAAATTCCTGCCCCTTCTGTAGCACAAGCCTGGCCTGGACCTGTCAGCATTACTCCTGTTACACCTATTGTTCAGACCGTACATCAACCTTCAGCTACTGTCGTAGCACCTCAA GCACAAAGTTTGCAACCTAGCTCTAACGACCATAATTCTTCAGATTGGCATGAACACACATCTCCAGATGGTAGAAG GTATTATTACAATAAGAAGACCAAACAATCTGTCTGGGAGAAGCCGCATGAATTAATGACTCCTGTTGAG AGGGCTGATGCATCAACTGACTGGAAGGAATTCACTGCTGCAGATGGTCGAAA ATACTActataacaaagtcacaaagcAATCAAAATGGACAATGCCTGATGAACTCAAG CTAGCTCGGGAACAATCAGAAAAAACAGCAACTCAGCTACCACCAGTAGAAATAGGGACACCTGCTCCATCTGTTGCTTTGACTATTCCTTCTACTGAAACCTCTTCCATGAGCACTTCTCTGCCCACTGTAACAGAGGTGGTATCTACTTCAAGCATAAACCCCTCTTTGATGGAATCATCTAGTGGTGCAGAAACATCTATGGGAATCAATTCTAGCTCTTCTGTaggaaaagaaaacgaagctGATCTACCAAATCTTCACGATCCTGCAAATTCAGCTCCTGATCTAGTTCATTCGTCTGCAACTGCTGAACATACTTCTGTTGTTGTGGATTCTACAGCCACTGAGATCAA GAGCAATCAAGACAACAACTCATCCCTCACAAATACCTTGGGTGTTCATGGTGAAACATTTCAGGAACAGGAG GAACCCAAAGAACCCACACCTCTTGTTGGTAAAGACAATGTTAGGTCATCTGACGATAAAGCATTTGATGAACAAGCTTATGCTAATAAGTTG GAGGCAAAAAATGCTTTTAAAGCTTTACTTGAATCTGCCAATGTTCAGTCTGATTGGACTTGGGAGCAG GCAATGAGGGTCATCATAAATGATAAAAGATATGGTTCTTTGAGAACACTTGGAGAAAGGAAACAAGCATTTAATGAG TACCTTGGTCAAAGAAAAAAACAGGAGACAGAGGAAAGGCGCATTAAGCAGAAGAAATCACGGGAGGATTTCGTTAAGATGTTAGAA GAATGCAAAGACCTTACATCATCGACTAGATGGAG TAAAGCAATAATTAAGTTTGAGGATGATGAACGATTTTGTGCTGTTGAACGGCCAAGAGAACGTGAAGATCTTTTTGAAAGCTACATTACCGAGCTACAAAAAAag GAAAGAACAAAAGCTGCTGATGATCATAAAAGAAACATTATGGAATACAGAGAGTTTCTTGATTCTTGTGACTTCATTAAG GCAAATAGTCAATGGAGAAAAGTTCAAGATCGTCTCGAGGGTGATGAAAGATGCTATCGACTTGAGAAGATTGATCGATTAGAAATTTTTCAG GAGTATGTACGCGATCTGGAGAAAGAAGAGGAGGAAAAGAGGAAAATACAAAAG GAACAAATTCGACGAGCAGAGCGCAAAAACCGTGATGAATTTCGCAAGCTTATGGAAGACCATGTTGCTTCTGGTGTTCTTACAGCTAAAACTCAATGGCGTGACTATTTTTCGCAT GTCAAAGATTTGGCACCTTACTTGGCTGTAGCATCAAATTCATCAGGCTCAACAGCTAAAGATTTGTTTGAAGATGTTGTAGAGGAACTTGAAAAACAG TACCTTGAGGACAGGTCCCAAATCAAAGATGCAGTGAAGATTGGAAaa ATTACTTTGGCTTCATCATGGACATTTGAGCAATTCAAGGCTGCTGTGGCAGGTATTGGTAGTTTGAAAGGAATACCTGAGATAAACTTGAAG CTAGCATTCGATGAACTATTGGAAAGGCTTCAGGAAAAAGAGGAGAAAGAGGCTAAAAAGCGCCAACGTCTTGCAGACAGTTTTTCTGATCTGTTATACTCAATCAAG GAATTAACTGCCCACTCAAATTGGGAGGAAAGCAAATTACTATTTTTAGACAGCCAGGAGTATTG GTCGATAGATGATGACAATTTTGCAAGAGAGCTTTTTGAGGCCTACATTGCTCAGTTGAAggaaaaattgaaagaaaaagaccgcaagagagaagaagaaaag CTGAAAAAAGAGAAGGAAAGAGAAGAGCGACggaaggagaaagagaaggaaaaagagaGGGAGCGTGCTAAACAGAAGGGGAAGGATCGGGCTAGAAAAGATGAAGCTGAGAGCGATGATGCTGATTTGGTGGATGACTATGGCTCAAAGGATCgaaaaagggacaaggagaaagaaaggaaaCACCGGAAACACCATCACAGTCATGCTGATGAAATAAGCTCGGGTAAGGATGAGGAAGACGAGCACAGGAAGTCCAAGAGGCACAGCAGTGATCGAAAGAAATCTCGCAAG CATTCCCATGCTACAGATTCTGATACTGAAAATCGACACAAGAGGCATAGAAAAGATAGAGATGGATCACGGAGAAATGGTAGTCACGAAGAACTAGAAGACGGAGAAGTTGGAGAAGATGGAGAAATTTGTTAG